The proteins below are encoded in one region of Alistipes indistinctus YIT 12060:
- a CDS encoding amylo-alpha-1,6-glucosidase, giving the protein MSVLHFDKNELGNLEYSLRREMLSTNRAGGYMSTTMVCCNTRKYHGLVVCPRNDEEEENYVLLSSVDETIVQHDQSFNLAIHRFPGVYEPRGHKYIIDFDYTPTPTITYRVGGVTLKKELLWIHSRTQLLIRYTLLEARSETWLRLRPFLAFRCSHTLTHANMAADTHSYPVPGGVRNRLYEGFPWLYLQTGTASEFVAAPDWFYNFEYAEEARRGYPAHEDLLTTGYFEMNIAKGQSVIFSCSTEEADPANFDTVFAEELSRRSNKIDFLSCLRHSGRQFIVRHGNRTELVAGYPWFGRWGRDTFIALPGVTLTQGGLESCREVIDTMVREMHDGLFPNMGSAYNSVDAPLWFFWTLQALEKHVGADEIWKSYGHAMKDVLAAFRRGIGDHIRVHDNMLIWASNPHLAMTWMDAVVDGKPVTGRDGYQVEINALWYNAICYTLELARKHRDNAFVHEWKEAPDRIKEAFNELFWYPQEEYLADYVDERGQNTFIRPNQIIACSLPYGMLSDDRKLSVISVVRRHLLTPKGLRTLSPRNPLYEGRCEGDQPTRDRAYHQGTVWPWLLEHYVKACFDIKGKEFCNEAVEIVKNFEEDISDNGLASISEIYDGDPPYNARGTISQAWSVGAILRINEMIEEYGGCKSSYWDNL; this is encoded by the coding sequence ATGAGCGTTTTACATTTTGACAAAAACGAACTGGGCAACCTCGAATACTCGCTGCGGCGCGAAATGCTGAGCACCAACCGCGCCGGAGGGTACATGAGCACCACGATGGTATGCTGCAACACGCGCAAGTACCATGGACTGGTAGTCTGCCCGCGCAACGACGAGGAGGAGGAAAATTACGTGCTCCTTTCGTCGGTCGACGAAACGATTGTCCAGCACGACCAGAGCTTCAACCTCGCGATTCACCGTTTCCCGGGCGTTTATGAGCCGCGCGGTCACAAATACATCATCGACTTCGACTACACGCCGACCCCCACGATCACCTACCGCGTAGGCGGCGTCACGCTGAAAAAGGAGCTGCTTTGGATCCACAGCCGCACGCAACTGCTGATCCGTTACACGCTGCTCGAGGCGCGCTCGGAAACCTGGCTCCGGCTCAGGCCGTTCCTCGCATTCCGTTGCAGCCATACGCTCACCCACGCGAACATGGCGGCCGACACGCACAGTTACCCCGTCCCGGGGGGCGTGCGCAACCGCCTCTACGAAGGCTTTCCGTGGCTCTACCTGCAGACCGGTACGGCTTCCGAGTTCGTCGCCGCACCCGACTGGTTCTATAACTTCGAGTACGCCGAGGAGGCGCGCCGCGGCTACCCCGCGCACGAAGACCTGCTGACGACCGGATATTTCGAGATGAATATCGCCAAAGGCCAAAGCGTTATCTTTTCCTGCTCCACCGAAGAGGCCGACCCGGCAAATTTCGACACGGTTTTTGCAGAAGAATTATCGCGGCGGTCGAACAAGATCGACTTCCTCTCCTGCCTGCGCCATTCGGGGCGGCAATTCATCGTCCGGCACGGCAACCGCACCGAACTGGTGGCCGGCTACCCGTGGTTCGGACGCTGGGGACGCGACACGTTCATCGCGCTGCCGGGCGTAACGCTCACACAGGGCGGACTTGAATCCTGCCGCGAGGTGATCGACACGATGGTGCGCGAGATGCACGACGGGCTATTCCCGAACATGGGCAGCGCCTACAATTCGGTCGATGCTCCGCTCTGGTTCTTCTGGACGCTGCAGGCGCTTGAGAAACACGTCGGCGCCGACGAGATATGGAAAAGCTACGGCCACGCGATGAAAGACGTGCTCGCAGCTTTCCGCCGCGGCATCGGCGACCACATCCGCGTACACGACAACATGCTGATCTGGGCGTCGAACCCGCACCTGGCGATGACCTGGATGGACGCGGTGGTGGACGGCAAACCCGTGACGGGGCGCGACGGTTACCAGGTCGAAATCAACGCGCTGTGGTACAACGCCATTTGCTACACGCTAGAATTGGCGCGCAAACACCGCGACAATGCCTTCGTCCACGAATGGAAGGAGGCTCCCGACCGGATCAAAGAGGCATTCAACGAACTGTTCTGGTATCCGCAAGAGGAGTATCTCGCCGACTATGTGGACGAGCGCGGGCAGAACACCTTCATCCGCCCGAACCAGATCATCGCCTGCTCGCTTCCTTACGGCATGCTGAGCGACGACCGGAAACTGAGCGTAATCTCGGTCGTACGGCGCCACCTGCTGACCCCCAAGGGGCTCAGGACGCTCTCGCCGCGCAACCCGCTCTACGAAGGACGGTGCGAAGGCGACCAGCCCACCCGCGACCGGGCTTACCACCAGGGAACCGTGTGGCCGTGGCTGCTCGAACACTACGTGAAGGCTTGCTTCGACATCAAGGGGAAAGAGTTCTGCAACGAGGCGGTCGAGATCGTCAAGAACTTCGAAGAGGACATCAGCGACAACGGACTGGCGTCGATCTCGGAGATTTACGACGGCGATCCGCCTTACAACGCACGCGGCACCATCTCGCAGGCATGGAGCGTCGGGGCGATCCTGCGCATCAACGAGATGATCGAGGAGTACGGCGGCTGCAAAAGCAGCTATTGGGACAACCTGTAA
- a CDS encoding glycosyltransferase family 4 protein, producing the protein MRVLMFGWEFPPHIAGGLGTACYGMTRGLAQHGVKVIFVMPKAYGDEDQQFVRVVNASDVETLYGDPKQKDIWEKMTFIHINSNMVPYISPEEFADYSEQVRNGGTVPVGGDLWKERYSFSGTYGANLMEEIARYAMVAAQLAKDLAGQFDVIHAHDWLTYYAGIAAKRVSGKPLVVHMHATEFDRSGENVNQQVYNIERAGMAAADRVIAVSNLTRNIVINKYGIAPDRVVAVHNAVRFASQELEAEERGVDDKIVTFLGRITYQKGPDYFVEAAAKVLKRLKNVRFVMAGSGDMLNHVIRRVAKLGIADRFHFTGFLKGDEVQRMFALSDVYVMPSVSEPFGISPLEAMKSNVPVIISKQSGVAEVLDYAIKVDYWDVDALADAIYGLVKYPALAEMSSKKGRHEATNLRWEDAATEIINVYESVL; encoded by the coding sequence ATGAGAGTACTGATGTTCGGATGGGAATTCCCCCCGCATATCGCCGGAGGACTGGGCACCGCCTGCTACGGCATGACGCGCGGACTGGCCCAGCACGGCGTAAAGGTGATCTTCGTGATGCCGAAAGCATACGGCGACGAAGACCAGCAGTTCGTGCGCGTGGTCAACGCTTCCGACGTGGAAACGCTCTACGGCGACCCGAAGCAGAAAGACATCTGGGAAAAGATGACCTTCATCCACATCAACTCGAACATGGTGCCCTATATCTCGCCGGAAGAGTTCGCCGACTACTCCGAGCAGGTACGTAACGGAGGTACGGTTCCCGTAGGGGGCGACCTGTGGAAGGAGCGTTACAGCTTCTCCGGCACTTACGGGGCGAACCTGATGGAAGAGATCGCACGCTACGCGATGGTGGCGGCCCAACTGGCCAAAGACCTCGCCGGACAATTCGACGTCATCCATGCGCACGACTGGCTCACTTACTATGCCGGCATCGCGGCCAAGCGCGTTTCGGGCAAACCGCTGGTGGTGCACATGCATGCGACGGAGTTCGACCGCAGCGGTGAAAATGTCAACCAGCAGGTCTACAACATCGAGCGCGCAGGCATGGCGGCTGCCGACCGCGTAATCGCGGTGAGCAACCTCACGCGCAACATCGTGATCAACAAGTACGGCATCGCCCCCGACCGGGTAGTGGCCGTGCACAACGCGGTGCGTTTCGCCTCGCAGGAACTCGAAGCCGAAGAACGGGGCGTGGACGACAAGATCGTGACCTTCCTCGGACGGATCACCTACCAGAAAGGGCCCGACTACTTCGTCGAGGCCGCCGCCAAGGTGCTCAAACGGCTCAAGAACGTCCGCTTCGTGATGGCCGGCAGCGGCGACATGCTCAACCACGTCATCCGCCGCGTGGCGAAACTCGGCATCGCCGACCGCTTCCACTTCACCGGATTCCTCAAAGGGGACGAGGTGCAGCGGATGTTCGCGCTGAGCGACGTATACGTGATGCCTTCGGTTTCGGAACCGTTCGGCATCTCGCCGCTCGAGGCGATGAAGTCGAACGTCCCGGTGATCATCTCCAAGCAGTCGGGCGTCGCCGAAGTGCTCGACTATGCGATCAAAGTGGACTACTGGGACGTCGATGCGCTGGCCGATGCGATCTACGGACTGGTCAAATATCCCGCGCTGGCCGAGATGTCGTCGAAAAAAGGACGGCACGAGGCGACAAACCTGCGTTGGGAAGACGCCGCCACCGAGATTATCAACGTGTACGAATCGGTACTCTGA
- a CDS encoding glycoside hydrolase family 57 protein — protein MKTVCFYFQVHQPLRLKKYRFFNMGKDHNYLDDLTNRTILQKVAHKCYLPMNTLLLEQIKAHKGKFRVSFSMSGLAIEQFRIYAPEVLDSFRALAKTGCVEFLGETYAHSLASLINRDEFAEQVQMHSDAIMQEFGTRPRTFRNTELIYSDTIGEMVADMGFSSMLTEGAKHILGWKSPNFIYANALNQKLRLLLRNFKLSDDIAFRFSNRSWSEWPLTVEKYVGWLTDPDMGGDTVNLFMDYETFGEHQWAESGIFEFMKYLPGAVIADGKLKFATPAEVAEAHQPVAILHSPYPISWADEERDVTAWLGNELQNEAFSKLYALYDKIHELDSPDLNYVWRFMQSSDHFYYMATKWFSDGDVHSYFNPYGSPYEAFVNYMNVLSDFEIQIERRLEAYRSAQSVPA, from the coding sequence ATGAAGACCGTCTGCTTCTATTTCCAGGTCCACCAACCGCTGCGGCTGAAGAAGTACCGCTTCTTCAACATGGGCAAGGACCACAACTACCTGGACGACCTGACCAACCGGACGATCCTGCAGAAGGTAGCCCACAAATGCTACCTGCCGATGAATACGCTGCTGCTCGAGCAGATCAAGGCGCACAAGGGCAAATTCCGCGTCAGTTTCTCGATGTCGGGACTCGCCATCGAGCAGTTCCGCATCTATGCCCCCGAAGTCCTCGACAGTTTCCGTGCGCTGGCCAAGACGGGCTGCGTCGAGTTCCTCGGCGAAACCTACGCGCACTCGCTCGCCTCGCTGATCAACCGTGACGAGTTCGCCGAGCAGGTTCAGATGCACTCCGACGCGATCATGCAGGAGTTCGGCACGCGGCCGCGCACGTTCCGCAACACGGAACTGATCTACTCGGACACGATCGGCGAAATGGTCGCCGATATGGGGTTCAGTTCGATGCTCACCGAAGGCGCCAAGCACATCCTCGGCTGGAAAAGCCCCAATTTCATCTACGCCAACGCGCTGAACCAGAAACTCAGGCTGCTGCTGCGCAACTTCAAACTCAGCGACGACATCGCGTTCCGCTTCTCGAACCGGAGTTGGAGCGAATGGCCGCTGACCGTCGAAAAATACGTCGGTTGGCTCACCGACCCGGATATGGGCGGCGACACGGTCAACCTGTTCATGGATTACGAAACCTTCGGCGAACACCAGTGGGCCGAATCGGGTATTTTCGAATTCATGAAGTACCTGCCCGGTGCGGTGATCGCCGACGGCAAGCTCAAGTTCGCCACGCCGGCCGAAGTGGCCGAGGCACACCAGCCCGTCGCGATCCTGCATTCGCCCTACCCGATTTCGTGGGCCGACGAAGAACGCGACGTAACCGCATGGCTCGGCAACGAACTGCAGAACGAGGCTTTCTCGAAACTGTACGCGCTGTACGACAAAATACACGAACTGGACAGCCCCGACCTGAACTACGTCTGGCGCTTCATGCAGAGCTCCGATCACTTCTACTACATGGCGACCAAATGGTTCTCGGACGGCGACGTACACAGCTACTTCAACCCGTACGGCTCGCCCTACGAGGCGTTCGTCAACTACATGAACGTGCTGAGCGACTTCGAAATCCAGATCGAGCGGAGGCTGGAAGCCTACCGCAGCGCACAAAGCGTTCCGGCCTGA
- a CDS encoding TlpA disulfide reductase family protein: MKKLLLLSATALVAFSCGQKNKAHISGTFSGISKDTIYLEMLTTKGRTVVDSTVTNQQGNYRFTVSTPVAAPTFYNIVYKQSSIPVIVSPGEKVKVNSLCDLGRNYTVEGSDDSKLLKEFNTMYSNGVRSLDSLANLYSETRPTPDNDARRTALLREYTQRYVKIKREHIAFIVKNASSMAAVYALYQRLPNDEALFNANDDRVYYRMVADSLADKYPASPHVIALLRDVKTQDDAAALAQQVSRQQAETAGLNHPEITLQDMFGKDHKLSELKNKAILLTFWSVTDPKGPAMNNEMKELYKEFSGKGFDIYQVSLDSDKASWILAVQAQKLPWTNVIDPNGFTGLPAMSYNVAATPVNFLINRRGNITGRNLQGAALRTRVAELTR, from the coding sequence ATGAAAAAACTGCTGTTACTGTCGGCAACGGCCCTGGTGGCCTTCTCCTGCGGACAAAAGAACAAAGCCCATATCTCGGGAACCTTCTCCGGAATCAGCAAAGACACGATCTATCTGGAGATGCTCACGACCAAAGGACGTACCGTCGTCGATTCGACCGTTACCAACCAGCAGGGGAACTACCGCTTCACGGTGAGCACCCCCGTGGCAGCCCCCACTTTCTACAACATCGTCTACAAACAGAGCAGCATCCCGGTGATCGTCTCCCCGGGCGAAAAGGTGAAGGTCAATTCGCTGTGCGACCTCGGCCGCAACTACACCGTCGAGGGCTCCGATGACTCGAAACTGCTCAAGGAATTCAATACGATGTATTCCAATGGCGTCCGCTCGCTCGACTCGCTGGCGAACCTCTATTCGGAAACGCGCCCCACGCCCGACAACGACGCGCGGCGCACGGCACTGTTGCGCGAATACACGCAGCGCTATGTAAAAATCAAACGCGAACACATCGCCTTTATCGTCAAAAACGCGTCGTCCATGGCCGCCGTTTATGCGCTCTACCAGCGCCTGCCCAACGACGAAGCGCTCTTCAATGCGAACGACGACCGCGTCTACTACCGGATGGTAGCCGACTCTCTCGCGGACAAATACCCGGCCTCACCGCATGTAATCGCACTGCTGCGGGACGTCAAGACGCAGGACGATGCCGCAGCGCTCGCACAACAGGTTAGCCGCCAACAGGCCGAAACGGCAGGGCTGAACCATCCCGAAATCACGCTGCAGGATATGTTCGGCAAGGACCATAAGCTCTCCGAATTGAAAAACAAGGCGATCCTGCTCACCTTCTGGTCGGTAACGGACCCGAAAGGACCGGCCATGAACAACGAGATGAAAGAGCTCTACAAAGAGTTTTCCGGTAAGGGTTTCGACATTTATCAGGTGTCGCTCGACAGCGACAAGGCCTCGTGGATATTGGCCGTACAGGCCCAGAAACTGCCGTGGACGAACGTGATCGACCCCAACGGTTTCACGGGCCTTCCCGCCATGAGCTACAACGTCGCCGCCACACCGGTCAACTTCCTGATCAACCGCCGGGGCAACATCACGGGCCGCAACCTGCAGGGCGCCGCATTGCGCACCCGCGTAGCCGAACTGACGCGCTAA
- a CDS encoding UDP-2,3-diacylglucosamine diphosphatase produces the protein MYYFASDIHLGLQIGSDPENRERLLVQWLDEVSKDADAIFLVGDIFDFWYEYRYVVPKGFTRLLGKLSELTDRGIPVHFFGGNHDIWTYRYLHDECGVTLYHSPYTEFELDGRKVIVGHGDMLGPRPAGQRILSAIFRSRLLQWLFSMLHPYWAMMLGKGWSRSNRTSRPVAHIFRGEEEPIIGFAHEYQRTHPSAPADLFICGHTHCAEVYPLPEGGAVAFLGEWIDNPLYGVLGPGGFELKGYPDRAVIGKSGTTRQ, from the coding sequence ATGTACTATTTCGCCTCGGACATCCACCTGGGCCTGCAAATAGGCTCCGATCCGGAGAACCGGGAGCGGCTGTTGGTACAATGGCTCGACGAGGTATCGAAAGATGCCGACGCGATCTTCCTGGTCGGCGACATTTTCGATTTCTGGTACGAATACCGCTACGTGGTACCCAAAGGTTTCACGCGGCTGCTGGGCAAGCTCTCGGAGCTGACCGACCGCGGAATTCCCGTACACTTTTTCGGCGGCAACCACGACATCTGGACCTACCGGTACCTGCACGACGAATGCGGCGTCACACTGTACCACAGCCCGTACACCGAATTCGAACTGGACGGCCGGAAAGTGATTGTCGGCCACGGCGATATGCTGGGCCCGCGTCCGGCGGGGCAACGAATACTCTCCGCCATTTTCCGCAGCAGGCTGCTGCAATGGCTCTTCTCAATGCTGCATCCCTACTGGGCCATGATGCTCGGCAAGGGGTGGAGCCGTTCGAACCGCACTTCACGGCCGGTCGCGCACATTTTCCGCGGCGAAGAGGAACCGATCATCGGGTTTGCGCACGAATACCAACGGACGCACCCGTCGGCCCCGGCCGACCTGTTCATTTGCGGCCACACCCACTGCGCCGAAGTGTATCCGCTGCCAGAAGGCGGCGCAGTAGCTTTCCTCGGCGAATGGATCGACAATCCCCTGTACGGCGTGCTGGGCCCCGGCGGATTTGAACTGAAAGGCTATCCGGACAGAGCCGTAATCGGGAAGTCCGGCACCACAAGGCAATAA
- a CDS encoding dihydrofolate reductase: MLSIIVAIARNGIIGSGNSLIWHISEDLRRFKAITSGHPVVMGRKTFESIGRALPGRTNVVITRQSSFLAEGCTVVHSLEEALALFPESEEVFVIGGGEIYAQALPRAQRFYLTEVDADYEGDTRFPDWDRSQWLLTEQEHHPHGEKFPSPFTFLTYARKPAR; encoded by the coding sequence ATGCTTTCGATTATCGTCGCCATCGCCCGCAACGGGATCATCGGGTCGGGCAACAGCCTGATCTGGCACATCAGCGAAGACCTGCGCCGCTTCAAGGCGATCACCTCGGGCCATCCGGTGGTGATGGGCCGTAAAACGTTCGAGTCGATCGGCCGGGCGCTGCCGGGGCGCACGAACGTCGTTATCACGCGGCAAAGCAGTTTCCTGGCCGAAGGATGCACGGTCGTCCACTCGCTCGAAGAAGCCCTCGCACTGTTTCCGGAGAGCGAAGAGGTCTTCGTTATCGGCGGCGGCGAGATCTATGCGCAGGCATTGCCGCGCGCCCAACGCTTCTACCTGACCGAAGTGGACGCGGATTACGAAGGCGATACCCGTTTCCCCGACTGGGACCGGTCGCAATGGCTCCTCACGGAGCAGGAACACCATCCGCACGGCGAGAAGTTTCCATCCCCTTTTACGTTCCTGACCTACGCACGGAAGCCTGCCCGGTAA
- a CDS encoding thymidylate synthase, which yields MQAYLDLLRHIQTHGTPKGDRTGTGTTSTFGYQMRFNLSEGFPLLTTKKLHLRSIIHELLWFLKGDTNIRYLHDNKVTIWDEWADANGDLGHVYGYQWRSWPAPDGRHIDQIAQVVESIRTNPDSRRHIVSAWNVAEIDQMALPPCHALFQFYVAGGKLSCQLYQRSADVFLGVPFNIASYALLTMMMAQVTGLMPGDFVHTLGDAHIYLNHREQVAEQLTRTPRPLPVMKLNPDIESIFDFRYEDFSLEGYDPYPAIKAPIAV from the coding sequence ATGCAAGCTTACCTCGACCTGCTCCGTCACATCCAGACCCACGGCACCCCCAAAGGCGACCGCACCGGAACCGGAACGACCAGTACGTTCGGTTACCAGATGCGCTTCAACCTGAGCGAAGGGTTTCCGCTGCTCACGACAAAAAAACTGCACCTGCGCTCGATTATTCACGAACTGTTGTGGTTCCTGAAGGGCGACACGAACATCCGATACCTGCACGATAACAAAGTGACCATCTGGGACGAATGGGCCGATGCGAACGGCGATCTGGGCCACGTCTACGGGTACCAGTGGCGCAGCTGGCCCGCGCCGGACGGACGCCACATCGACCAGATCGCACAAGTGGTCGAGTCGATCCGTACGAATCCCGACTCGCGCCGGCACATCGTCAGCGCATGGAACGTGGCCGAGATCGACCAAATGGCGCTGCCGCCCTGCCACGCCCTGTTCCAGTTCTACGTGGCCGGCGGCAAGCTCTCGTGCCAGCTGTACCAGCGCAGTGCCGACGTTTTCCTCGGCGTGCCGTTCAACATCGCCTCGTACGCCCTGCTGACGATGATGATGGCACAGGTCACGGGACTTATGCCGGGGGATTTCGTGCATACGCTCGGCGACGCGCACATCTACCTCAACCACCGTGAACAGGTCGCGGAGCAGTTGACACGCACGCCCCGGCCGCTGCCCGTGATGAAGCTGAATCCGGACATCGAATCGATTTTCGACTTCCGCTACGAAGATTTCTCGCTCGAAGGCTACGATCCCTATCCGGCGATCAAAGCCCCGATTGCAGTATAA